One genomic window of Nakamurella panacisegetis includes the following:
- a CDS encoding NAD(P)H-hydrate dehydratase produces MIGAYSVRQIRAAEALALQGDRDDAVMKRAAYAVAAVVLDRVEPVVGARVVLLVGPGNNGGDALFAGAVLRRRGMSVTAVLLDPDRAHPSGLRALTRSGGRAVPMSDPSVDDLIASAQVLIDGLLGLAASPPMRPPMAALVRKANAARAFKVAVDLPTGIDPDSGRGDGSFVADVTVTFGGMKTSLLVAASAAGEVTVDDLGFEPAGAHTFTLTDLDVRALLPDPRPDGDKFTQGVPGIVAGSRQYPGAAMLCVGGAVSTRPGMVRYAGPQAQAVVNRWPEVVAADDPAEAGAVQAWVAGPGMGTDEGSQALLRHVMAFDGPVLVDADGLTMLARTMSQLEARRGRVTVLTPHGREFARLFPDLDPSDRLASVRAAAARSGAIVLLKGSRTLVADPDGRVAVNTTGTSWLASAGSGDVLSGIIGSLLAAGVPAWQAAAAGAHLHGRAGERAAADRAVGATELWSRIRVPGF; encoded by the coding sequence ATGATCGGCGCGTACTCGGTGCGGCAGATCCGCGCCGCGGAGGCCCTGGCGCTGCAGGGCGATCGGGATGACGCCGTGATGAAACGAGCGGCCTACGCGGTGGCCGCCGTGGTTCTGGATCGGGTCGAACCGGTGGTCGGGGCACGGGTGGTGCTCCTGGTCGGTCCGGGCAACAACGGTGGCGATGCCCTGTTCGCCGGAGCCGTGCTGCGCAGGCGCGGGATGTCGGTCACCGCTGTGCTTCTGGACCCCGATCGTGCGCACCCGTCCGGTCTGCGGGCCCTGACCCGATCCGGCGGACGGGCCGTTCCGATGTCGGACCCATCGGTGGACGACCTGATCGCCTCGGCCCAGGTGCTGATCGACGGCCTGCTCGGTCTGGCCGCGAGCCCGCCCATGCGCCCGCCGATGGCCGCGCTGGTGCGCAAGGCCAACGCGGCCAGGGCGTTCAAGGTCGCGGTGGACCTGCCGACCGGCATAGACCCGGACTCCGGACGCGGCGACGGCTCGTTCGTCGCCGACGTGACGGTGACCTTCGGCGGGATGAAGACATCCCTGCTGGTCGCGGCTTCGGCGGCCGGCGAGGTCACCGTCGACGATCTCGGATTCGAACCCGCCGGTGCGCACACCTTCACCCTCACCGACCTGGACGTCCGGGCACTGCTGCCCGATCCGCGCCCGGACGGCGACAAGTTCACCCAGGGGGTGCCCGGCATCGTGGCCGGCTCCCGTCAGTACCCGGGCGCGGCGATGCTGTGCGTCGGGGGTGCCGTGAGCACCCGGCCCGGCATGGTCCGGTACGCCGGGCCGCAGGCCCAGGCCGTCGTCAACCGATGGCCCGAAGTGGTGGCCGCCGACGATCCGGCCGAGGCCGGGGCGGTCCAGGCCTGGGTGGCCGGTCCCGGAATGGGTACGGACGAGGGATCCCAGGCCTTGCTCCGTCACGTCATGGCGTTCGACGGCCCGGTCCTGGTGGATGCCGACGGGCTGACCATGCTGGCCCGGACCATGTCGCAGTTGGAGGCCCGTCGCGGTCGGGTCACGGTCCTCACCCCGCACGGCCGCGAGTTCGCGCGGTTGTTCCCCGATCTCGACCCGTCCGACCGTCTGGCTTCGGTCCGAGCGGCCGCGGCCCGCTCCGGCGCGATCGTGCTGCTGAAAGGAAGCCGGACCCTCGTCGCGGATCCCGACGGACGGGTCGCGGTCAACACCACCGGCACCTCCTGGCTGGCCAGCGCCGGGTCCGGTGACGTGCTGTCCGGCATCATCGGATCTCTGCTGGCCGCAGGCGTGCCGGCCTGGCAAGCGGCTGCGGCCGGCGCGCACCTGCACGGCCGGGCCGGCGAGCGGGCCGCAGCCGATCGCGCCGTCGGGGCGACCGAGCTGTGGAGTCGCATCCGGGTGCCGGGTTTCTGA
- a CDS encoding holo-ACP synthase yields the protein MIPPLGAATGEMSVPGGHLVIGVGIDVVAVDRFAETLRRTPSLARRLFAPDELITVSGSPRRPVSLAGRFAVKEAVAKALGVPRGMEWHDCTVRSEDSGRPVLVVTGTVQAAAAELGVTEWRLSLSHDAGIAAAVVLALGVSS from the coding sequence ATGATCCCGCCCTTGGGCGCGGCGACGGGCGAGATGTCCGTGCCCGGCGGTCACCTCGTCATCGGGGTCGGCATCGATGTGGTTGCGGTGGACCGGTTCGCCGAAACCCTGCGCCGCACGCCGAGCCTGGCGCGACGGCTGTTCGCCCCGGACGAGCTCATCACCGTCTCCGGCTCTCCGCGGCGTCCGGTGTCGCTGGCCGGGCGGTTCGCGGTGAAGGAGGCGGTGGCCAAGGCCCTCGGCGTGCCGCGCGGCATGGAATGGCACGATTGCACCGTCCGCTCGGAGGATTCCGGGCGGCCGGTCCTGGTGGTCACCGGCACCGTGCAGGCGGCCGCCGCGGAACTCGGGGTCACCGAGTGGCGCCTGTCGCTGTCCCACGACGCCGGTATCGCCGCCGCGGTCGTCCTCGCGTTGGGAGTGAGCTCATGA
- a CDS encoding SDR family NAD(P)-dependent oxidoreductase, with the protein MDLLLKGRRAFISGSTQGIGYAIAQALLAEGASVVINGRTQSSVRSAVQRLRSDAPDGAVSGVAADLSDPVQVHELLNSVGEIDILVNNVGLFEVKSFFDIGDDDWQRYFQVNVMSGVRLARHLMPTMLDRGWGRIVFVASESGVDVPADMIHYGSTKAAMLALSNGLAKLTRGSAVTVNAVLGGPTYSDGVAGVVDKIARSQGMAAEDLKAAIIAGNRTSLLERFIEPREIADLVLYLASPRSSATNGAALRADGGVLTTVT; encoded by the coding sequence ATGGATCTGTTACTGAAGGGCCGACGGGCGTTCATCAGTGGTTCGACACAGGGAATCGGATACGCGATCGCCCAGGCGCTCCTGGCCGAAGGGGCGTCGGTCGTGATCAACGGACGCACCCAGTCGTCGGTCCGATCCGCGGTGCAGCGGCTGCGGAGCGACGCGCCGGACGGAGCGGTATCCGGCGTGGCGGCCGACCTGTCTGATCCGGTCCAGGTGCACGAGCTGCTGAATTCTGTGGGTGAGATCGACATCCTCGTCAACAATGTCGGCCTGTTCGAGGTCAAGTCCTTCTTCGACATCGGCGACGACGACTGGCAGCGCTACTTCCAGGTCAACGTGATGAGCGGCGTCCGGTTGGCGCGGCATCTGATGCCGACCATGCTCGACCGTGGATGGGGTCGGATCGTTTTCGTGGCAAGCGAGTCAGGGGTCGACGTCCCCGCTGACATGATCCACTACGGGTCGACCAAGGCGGCCATGCTGGCGCTCAGCAACGGCCTGGCGAAACTCACCCGAGGGTCGGCGGTCACCGTGAATGCCGTTCTCGGCGGCCCGACCTACTCCGACGGGGTCGCCGGTGTGGTCGACAAGATCGCTCGGTCCCAGGGGATGGCGGCCGAGGATCTGAAGGCGGCCATCATTGCCGGCAACCGGACGTCCCTTCTGGAGCGGTTCATCGAGCCCCGCGAGATCGCCGACCTGGTCTTGTATCTGGCCAGTCCGCGCTCGTCGGCCACGAACGGGGCCGCCCTGCGCGCCGACGGCGGTGTCCTGACCACCGTGACCTGA
- a CDS encoding dienelactone hydrolase family protein produces the protein MPTKSKKTPVGIDRPSLDYLAHRGPHRVAAGNLADAGMPGLVFAPTSGRGLPAVAISHGWLQPAHRYADTMRYLASWGFVVVAPDTEKGPIPSHAAMSRDLSAALHLVATGRLGNGRVRVDARKLGLIGHSIGGGAAVLAAAADSSIGAVVTVTAAATRPSAVEAASRLHIPSLHLVGADDDMADGDGASIAAAWAGPATLRTVKGASHLGLAEGSHWSSTISGSGNEKRIQQVVRLLSTAFLLRHLSEQDQLADELEGKIKGTTLEDLDAVREEAMAD, from the coding sequence ATGCCAACCAAGTCGAAGAAGACACCCGTCGGTATCGACCGCCCGTCGCTGGACTACCTGGCCCATCGAGGACCGCACCGGGTCGCCGCCGGGAATCTGGCCGACGCCGGGATGCCCGGGCTGGTCTTCGCCCCCACCTCCGGTCGAGGGCTGCCGGCGGTGGCCATCTCGCACGGTTGGTTGCAACCGGCCCACCGCTACGCCGACACGATGCGGTACCTGGCGTCGTGGGGCTTCGTGGTGGTCGCGCCGGACACGGAGAAGGGCCCGATCCCCTCGCACGCGGCCATGTCGCGTGATTTATCGGCCGCGCTCCACCTGGTGGCCACGGGCCGGCTGGGAAACGGCCGGGTCAGGGTGGACGCCCGCAAGCTCGGCCTGATCGGCCACTCGATCGGTGGTGGCGCGGCCGTCCTGGCCGCCGCCGCCGACTCGTCGATCGGCGCCGTGGTCACGGTGACCGCGGCCGCGACCAGGCCGTCGGCCGTCGAGGCGGCCAGCCGCCTGCACATTCCGAGTCTGCACCTGGTCGGGGCCGACGACGACATGGCCGACGGTGACGGGGCGTCGATCGCGGCGGCCTGGGCCGGTCCGGCCACCCTGCGGACGGTCAAGGGGGCCAGCCATCTGGGCCTGGCCGAAGGGTCGCACTGGAGTTCGACCATCAGCGGGTCGGGCAACGAGAAGCGCATCCAGCAGGTGGTCCGGCTGCTGTCGACGGCCTTCCTGCTGCGTCACCTCTCCGAACAGGATCAGCTGGCCGACGAACTCGAGGGCAAGATCAAGGGCACCACGCTGGAAGACCTGGACGCCGTCCGGGAAGAGGCGATGGCCGATTAG
- a CDS encoding AAA family ATPase, translating to MAQDPSGDSFARTLRQLIMARFPLLSIGTAEESRAIREIASVVGDRTQLLPQRQVYRWTTSDGFAALGQIGNPDTRTPLAALAAANALTTPSVVVMIDLHPWLGTNNQLPDTQVVRALKDTARLFADGSVPRTLVLLSPTPRIPADLQALVTVVEFPLPNERQIRQLLDDKIKLNTESRALTVDADDELLERLAKAALGLTAFEADQAFAKAMVDDSHLSARDVAIVQQEKGEIVRKSGVLELITSTVQLDDVGGLGNLKTWLTKRSGSWLDEARLYGLPAPKGVLVTGVPGCGKSLTAKAMASAWSLPLIRLDIGRIFGGLVGESEQNMRSALRTAEAVAPCVMWIDEIEKGFAAGASGTGDSGTSARVFGTFLTWMQEKTSSVFVMATANNISLLPPEFLRKGRFDEIFFIDLPTTSERRMIFSLHIGARLKAGPALGDLAVDDALTGALADLTEGYSGAEIEQAVISACFDAFDGRRALTAEDLQRAIANTVPLSVTQAEQIAALRAWADVRAVAASAPEDRAGYRTQTVESVVPRADPDAVRARGGRVVET from the coding sequence ATGGCACAGGATCCTTCGGGCGACAGCTTCGCCCGGACACTGCGACAGTTGATCATGGCCCGGTTCCCGCTGCTCTCGATCGGCACCGCCGAGGAGTCCAGGGCCATCCGTGAGATCGCATCGGTGGTCGGCGATCGGACGCAGTTGCTCCCGCAGCGTCAGGTCTACCGGTGGACCACCTCCGACGGATTCGCCGCGCTCGGTCAGATCGGCAACCCCGACACCCGGACCCCATTGGCCGCGCTGGCCGCCGCGAACGCCCTGACCACCCCCAGCGTGGTGGTGATGATCGACCTGCATCCGTGGCTCGGCACCAACAACCAACTGCCGGACACCCAGGTGGTGCGTGCCCTCAAGGACACCGCCCGGTTGTTCGCCGACGGGTCTGTGCCGCGAACCCTGGTCCTGCTGTCACCGACCCCGCGGATCCCGGCCGACCTGCAGGCCCTGGTGACGGTGGTCGAGTTCCCCCTGCCGAACGAGAGGCAGATCCGGCAGTTGCTGGACGACAAGATCAAGCTCAACACCGAGTCAAGGGCGCTCACCGTCGACGCGGACGACGAACTGCTCGAACGACTGGCCAAGGCCGCGCTCGGGCTCACCGCGTTCGAGGCCGACCAGGCCTTCGCCAAGGCGATGGTCGACGACAGCCACCTGTCGGCGAGGGATGTGGCCATCGTCCAGCAGGAGAAGGGCGAGATCGTCCGGAAGTCGGGGGTGCTGGAGTTGATCACCTCGACCGTGCAACTGGACGACGTCGGCGGCCTGGGCAACCTCAAGACGTGGCTGACCAAGCGCTCGGGATCCTGGCTGGACGAGGCCCGCCTCTACGGTTTGCCGGCCCCGAAGGGCGTTCTGGTGACCGGCGTCCCGGGTTGCGGGAAGTCGCTGACCGCGAAGGCCATGGCCAGTGCCTGGTCACTGCCGCTGATCCGGTTGGACATCGGCCGGATCTTCGGCGGCCTGGTCGGGGAGAGCGAGCAGAACATGCGCTCGGCCCTGCGTACGGCCGAAGCGGTGGCTCCGTGCGTGATGTGGATCGATGAGATCGAGAAGGGTTTCGCGGCCGGGGCGTCCGGTACCGGCGATTCCGGCACCTCGGCCCGGGTGTTCGGCACGTTCCTGACCTGGATGCAGGAGAAGACGTCGTCGGTGTTCGTCATGGCCACGGCCAACAACATCTCGCTGCTGCCGCCGGAGTTCCTGCGCAAGGGGCGATTCGATGAGATCTTCTTCATCGACCTGCCGACCACGAGCGAGCGCAGGATGATCTTCTCGCTGCACATCGGCGCCCGGCTGAAGGCCGGCCCGGCGCTCGGCGACCTGGCGGTGGACGACGCCCTGACCGGTGCCCTGGCCGACCTGACCGAGGGGTACTCCGGAGCCGAGATCGAGCAGGCCGTCATCTCGGCCTGCTTCGACGCGTTCGACGGCCGACGCGCGCTGACGGCGGAGGATCTGCAGCGGGCCATCGCCAACACCGTGCCGCTGTCGGTGACCCAGGCCGAACAGATCGCCGCCCTGCGGGCCTGGGCCGACGTGCGCGCGGTGGCCGCCTCGGCGCCCGAGGACCGCGCCGGCTACCGGACGCAGACCGTTGAGTCGGTGGTGCCGCGGGCCGACCCCGACGCGGTCAGGGCGCGCGGAGGCCGGGTGGTCGAGACCTGA
- a CDS encoding LysR family transcriptional regulator has translation MIDLRRLEILRELDRCGTIAATAEVVHLTPSAVSQQLAALSREAGTPMLEPDGRRVRLTAAAQLLLRHAHEVFTHLEHAESDLAAFRRGDAGVVRLGAFPTAIRGIAVPVLNQLRSSRLEVQIREVQPEHTVDALLSRSVDLAVTLTGGSEVLGADDPRLTDEHLIDDVMDVALPLDHRLAGETSIDLADLADDDWITHMAGVPCWAAMRTACARAGFVPRSRHSADDFTGAVALVGTGAGICLLPRLAQGPFSSDPVVVIPVAGEPPLRRIAVQYRAGTHDQPHIAPVLTALRAVAAAHAAAAPLAAAVPRPSQVRMPVRA, from the coding sequence ATGATCGATCTGCGTCGCCTGGAGATCCTGCGCGAACTGGACCGCTGCGGGACCATCGCCGCCACCGCCGAGGTGGTCCACCTGACACCGTCGGCCGTGTCCCAGCAGCTGGCCGCGTTGTCGCGGGAGGCCGGCACCCCGATGCTGGAACCGGACGGGCGCCGGGTGCGCCTGACGGCGGCCGCCCAACTCCTGCTCCGACACGCCCACGAGGTGTTCACCCACCTCGAGCACGCCGAATCGGATCTGGCCGCGTTCCGGCGGGGTGACGCCGGGGTGGTCCGACTCGGAGCGTTCCCGACGGCCATCCGCGGTATCGCCGTGCCGGTGCTGAACCAGCTCCGTTCCAGCCGGCTCGAGGTACAGATCCGCGAGGTCCAGCCGGAGCACACGGTGGACGCGCTGCTGAGCCGATCGGTCGACCTCGCCGTCACCCTGACCGGCGGCAGCGAGGTACTCGGCGCCGACGACCCGCGTCTGACCGACGAGCATCTGATCGACGACGTGATGGACGTCGCCCTTCCGCTGGATCATCGGCTGGCCGGTGAGACATCGATCGACCTGGCCGACCTGGCCGACGACGACTGGATCACCCACATGGCCGGGGTCCCGTGCTGGGCCGCCATGCGCACCGCATGTGCCCGGGCCGGGTTCGTCCCGCGTTCCCGGCACAGCGCCGACGACTTCACCGGGGCGGTGGCGCTGGTCGGGACCGGCGCCGGCATCTGCCTGCTGCCCCGGTTGGCCCAGGGGCCGTTCAGCAGTGACCCGGTGGTCGTCATCCCGGTGGCCGGCGAACCGCCCCTGCGCCGGATCGCCGTGCAGTACCGCGCCGGGACCCACGACCAGCCGCACATCGCCCCGGTGCTCACCGCCCTGCGGGCCGTGGCCGCCGCCCATGCCGCCGCTGCCCCGCTCGCCGCGGCCGTTCCGCGACCGTCGCAGGTCAGGATGCCCGTCCGCGCGTGA
- the glmM gene encoding phosphoglucosamine mutase: MGRLFGTDGVRGVANADLTPAVALALATSAAQVLVPAGADRPRAVVGRDPRASGEMLEAAVAAGLASAGVDVLLLGVVPTPAVAFLTAELSADLGVVISASHNAMPDNGIKIFAAGGLKLDDAVEDAIESGLGLPSALPTGAGVGRITSATDSIGRYLDHLQACTPHSLAGLSIVVDCANGAAFSVAPEIYRRAGAEVVVIAGEPDGLNINDGVGSTHLDVLRAAVVAHGADLGIAHDGDADRCLAIAADGSDVDGDAILAILAVALNRTGRLHRSTVVGTVMANIGFHQAMKKAGIEVVTTGVGDRYVLEEMRTGGYSLGGEQSGHVVLADQATTGDGVLTALHLMSEVAFTGRSLADLASAVVRFPQVLINVRVGDKAAVADSASVAAAVAAAEAELAGSGRVLLRPSGTEPLVRVMVEAATAEQAQEVAGRVAAVVALA, translated from the coding sequence ATGGGAAGACTGTTCGGAACCGATGGCGTCCGTGGCGTGGCCAATGCCGACCTGACGCCAGCGGTCGCGCTGGCGTTGGCCACCTCGGCCGCCCAGGTGCTGGTCCCGGCCGGCGCGGATCGTCCGCGAGCCGTCGTCGGTCGTGATCCGCGGGCCAGCGGCGAGATGCTCGAAGCAGCCGTCGCTGCCGGATTGGCCTCGGCCGGAGTGGATGTCCTGCTGCTCGGAGTGGTCCCGACCCCGGCGGTCGCGTTCCTGACCGCCGAACTCTCGGCCGACCTCGGCGTGGTGATCTCCGCGTCGCACAACGCCATGCCGGACAACGGCATCAAGATCTTCGCGGCCGGCGGGCTCAAACTCGACGACGCCGTCGAGGACGCCATCGAGTCTGGGCTCGGCCTGCCGTCGGCGCTCCCGACCGGCGCCGGCGTCGGCCGGATCACCTCGGCCACCGATTCCATCGGGCGCTACCTCGATCACCTGCAGGCCTGCACCCCGCACTCCTTGGCTGGCCTGTCGATCGTGGTCGACTGCGCGAACGGAGCCGCCTTCTCCGTCGCCCCGGAGATCTACCGACGGGCCGGCGCCGAGGTGGTGGTCATCGCCGGTGAACCCGACGGGCTGAACATCAACGACGGTGTCGGCTCCACGCACCTGGACGTGCTCCGCGCGGCCGTCGTGGCCCACGGCGCCGACCTGGGCATCGCCCACGACGGAGACGCCGATCGCTGCCTGGCCATCGCGGCCGACGGATCCGACGTCGACGGCGATGCCATCCTGGCCATCCTCGCGGTGGCCCTGAATCGCACCGGGCGGCTGCACCGCTCCACCGTGGTCGGCACCGTGATGGCCAACATCGGCTTCCACCAGGCGATGAAGAAGGCCGGCATCGAGGTGGTCACCACCGGCGTCGGGGACCGTTACGTCCTCGAGGAGATGCGCACCGGCGGATACAGCCTCGGCGGCGAGCAGTCCGGGCACGTCGTGCTGGCCGACCAGGCCACGACCGGCGACGGGGTCCTGACCGCGCTGCATCTGATGTCCGAGGTCGCCTTCACCGGGCGGTCCCTGGCCGACCTGGCCTCGGCGGTCGTCCGCTTCCCGCAGGTGCTGATCAACGTGCGGGTGGGCGACAAAGCGGCCGTGGCCGACTCGGCATCGGTGGCCGCCGCCGTGGCCGCGGCCGAGGCCGAGCTCGCCGGGTCGGGTCGGGTTCTGTTGCGTCCGTCCGGCACCGAGCCGCTGGTCCGCGTCATGGTCGAGGCGGCCACCGCCGAGCAGGCCCAGGAGGTGGCCGGACGCGTGGCCGCCGTGGTGGCGCTGGCCTGA
- the glmS gene encoding glutamine--fructose-6-phosphate transaminase (isomerizing): MCGIVGYTGPRQALPLILEGLGRLEYRGYDSAGVAVLDGSGVLHTAKKAGVLSNLETYIDSGAIALEGTTGMGHTRWATHGGPTDRNAHPHTDTSGKTAVIHNGIIENFPVLRAELEHSGIELTSDTDTEVVAHLLGAAFAAGPTAGDLPASMAVVCRRLEGAFTLVAAHADVPDTLVAARRNSPLVIGVGQGEMFVASDVAAFISHTRDAIELGQDQMVVITPTSWEVTSFRPGESATTDYRPFRVDWDLAAAEKGGHEFFMDKEIQEQPQAVEDTLRGHFDGTRIVLDEQRLGEDELRTIDKVFVVACGSSYHSGLVAKYAIEHWTRLPVEVELASEFRYRDPVLDRDTLVVAITQSGETADVLEAVRHARRQRARVLAVCNTNGSQIPRESDAVVYTHAGPEVGVASTKCFLAQITANLLVGLALAQARGTKYADEVAREYEALLEMPAAVAETLTLMDPVRQLGRDIADSKAVLFLGRHVGFPVALEGALKLKELAYMHAEGFAAGELKHGPIALVEDGLPVVVVTPSPKSQPLLHSKLLSNIREIQARGARTIVIGEEGDETIAPFADTLIELPRVPALLQPLVATVPLQILAAEIARTRGYDIDKPRNLAKSVTVE; this comes from the coding sequence ATGTGTGGAATCGTCGGTTACACCGGTCCCCGTCAGGCGCTTCCGTTGATTCTCGAAGGTCTGGGGCGGTTGGAGTACCGCGGGTACGACTCCGCGGGCGTGGCCGTGCTGGACGGATCGGGTGTGCTGCACACGGCGAAGAAGGCCGGCGTGCTGTCCAACCTGGAGACCTACATCGATTCCGGGGCGATCGCCCTCGAGGGAACCACGGGCATGGGGCACACCCGCTGGGCGACCCACGGCGGCCCCACCGATCGCAATGCCCACCCGCACACCGACACCTCCGGGAAGACGGCCGTCATCCACAACGGCATCATCGAGAACTTCCCGGTGCTGCGGGCCGAACTGGAACACTCCGGCATCGAGCTGACCAGTGACACCGACACCGAGGTGGTGGCCCACCTGCTCGGGGCGGCCTTCGCCGCCGGCCCGACCGCCGGCGACCTGCCGGCATCGATGGCCGTCGTCTGCCGTCGTCTGGAGGGCGCGTTCACTCTGGTCGCCGCGCATGCCGACGTCCCGGACACGCTCGTCGCCGCGCGCCGCAACTCGCCGTTGGTGATCGGGGTCGGGCAGGGCGAGATGTTCGTCGCCTCCGACGTCGCTGCGTTCATCTCGCACACCCGGGACGCCATCGAGCTCGGCCAGGACCAGATGGTCGTGATCACCCCGACCAGCTGGGAGGTCACCTCGTTCCGTCCGGGGGAGTCGGCCACCACCGACTACCGGCCGTTCCGGGTCGACTGGGACCTGGCCGCCGCCGAGAAGGGCGGCCACGAATTCTTCATGGACAAGGAGATCCAGGAGCAGCCGCAGGCGGTCGAGGACACGCTCCGCGGTCATTTCGACGGGACCCGGATCGTCCTGGACGAACAGCGACTCGGCGAGGACGAGCTGCGCACCATCGACAAGGTGTTCGTCGTCGCCTGCGGATCCTCCTACCACTCCGGCCTGGTCGCCAAGTACGCCATCGAGCACTGGACCCGGCTGCCCGTCGAGGTCGAGCTGGCCAGCGAGTTCCGTTACCGCGACCCGGTTCTCGACCGGGACACGCTGGTGGTCGCCATCACCCAGTCCGGCGAGACGGCCGACGTGCTGGAGGCGGTCCGGCACGCCCGCCGCCAGCGGGCCCGCGTGCTGGCCGTCTGCAACACCAACGGTTCGCAGATCCCACGGGAGTCCGACGCCGTGGTCTACACCCACGCCGGTCCCGAGGTCGGGGTGGCCTCGACCAAATGCTTCCTGGCCCAGATCACGGCCAACCTGCTCGTCGGCCTGGCCCTGGCCCAGGCCCGCGGCACCAAGTACGCCGACGAGGTGGCCCGGGAGTACGAGGCGCTCCTGGAGATGCCGGCCGCCGTCGCCGAGACGCTCACCCTGATGGATCCGGTCCGCCAGTTGGGCCGGGACATCGCCGACTCCAAGGCGGTGCTGTTCCTGGGCCGGCACGTCGGCTTCCCGGTCGCTCTCGAAGGGGCGTTGAAGCTCAAGGAGTTGGCCTACATGCACGCCGAGGGCTTCGCCGCGGGCGAGCTCAAGCACGGCCCGATCGCCCTCGTCGAGGACGGCCTGCCGGTGGTCGTGGTGACCCCGTCGCCCAAGTCGCAGCCGTTGCTGCACAGCAAGTTGCTCTCCAACATCCGGGAGATCCAGGCTCGCGGGGCCCGCACCATCGTCATCGGGGAGGAGGGCGACGAAACCATCGCGCCGTTCGCGGACACCCTGATCGAGCTGCCCCGGGTTCCGGCCCTGCTGCAACCGCTGGTGGCCACCGTGCCGTTGCAGATCCTGGCGGCCGAGATCGCCCGGACCCGCGGTTACGACATCGACAAGCCCCGCAACCTGGCCAAGTCGGTCACCGTCGAATGA
- the alr gene encoding alanine racemase produces MDNIRAEAVIDLDAVRHNVQVLLAAARRTNPAAALMAVVKADGYGHGAVPVARAAREAGATALGVATPGEAVALIEAGIVSTPEQPIVAWLWVPDEDIRPALTAGVQLAISSRAHLDAVLQAARSQVAVHLKIDTGLGRGGATPADFAELTRLAARAEQDGRVRVVGLMSHLACADEPDDQSVPEQIARFDRAAAEAGAAGLTPAWRHLANTPGTLAWPGATYDLVRCGIGVYGISPFDVPVPGLVPAMTLRARVALTKRVPAGQGVSYGLRYRTTAETTLALVPVGYADGIPRTAAGAQVFLAGSRRPIAGRIAMDQFVVDCGDDQVAPGDEVLIFGTGERGEPTAADWAGADATIGYEIVTRIGPRIPRRYVGRSAAE; encoded by the coding sequence ATGGACAACATCCGAGCCGAGGCCGTGATCGACCTCGACGCCGTGCGACACAACGTGCAGGTGCTGTTGGCCGCCGCGCGCCGGACCAATCCGGCGGCCGCGCTGATGGCTGTGGTCAAGGCCGACGGCTACGGCCACGGGGCCGTCCCGGTGGCCAGGGCCGCGCGCGAGGCCGGGGCCACCGCGCTCGGTGTGGCCACTCCGGGCGAGGCGGTGGCCCTGATCGAGGCCGGGATCGTCTCGACCCCGGAGCAGCCGATCGTGGCCTGGCTGTGGGTGCCCGACGAGGACATCCGTCCCGCACTGACCGCCGGGGTACAACTGGCGATCTCCTCGCGGGCGCACCTGGACGCCGTGCTGCAGGCGGCCCGGTCCCAGGTGGCGGTCCACCTCAAGATCGACACCGGGCTGGGTCGCGGCGGCGCCACGCCGGCCGACTTCGCCGAGCTGACGCGGCTGGCCGCCCGGGCCGAGCAGGACGGACGGGTGCGGGTGGTCGGCTTGATGAGCCACCTCGCCTGCGCCGACGAGCCGGATGATCAATCGGTGCCGGAGCAGATCGCCCGGTTCGACCGGGCCGCCGCCGAGGCCGGAGCCGCTGGTCTGACCCCGGCGTGGCGTCATCTGGCGAACACCCCGGGCACGTTGGCCTGGCCCGGTGCGACCTACGACCTGGTGCGGTGCGGGATCGGGGTCTACGGGATCAGCCCGTTCGACGTACCGGTTCCCGGGCTCGTCCCGGCCATGACGCTGCGGGCCCGGGTCGCCCTGACCAAACGGGTCCCGGCCGGCCAGGGGGTCAGCTACGGGCTGCGGTACCGGACCACGGCCGAGACCACGCTGGCGTTGGTCCCGGTCGGATACGCGGACGGGATCCCTCGGACGGCCGCCGGCGCACAGGTGTTCCTGGCCGGAAGCCGCCGCCCGATCGCCGGGCGGATCGCGATGGACCAGTTCGTCGTCGACTGTGGTGACGACCAGGTGGCGCCGGGCGACGAGGTGCTGATCTTCGGCACGGGGGAGCGCGGCGAGCCGACGGCCGCCGACTGGGCGGGGGCCGACGCCACCATCGGCTACGAGATCGTCACCAGAATCGGTCCACGGATACCACGCCGGTATGTTGGAAGATCTGCCGCCGAATGA